CTACATTAAAAAAAACAGTTGCCCTTTCACTAGTCTCGCTTCTGGCTGTTGGAATGGTCAATGCTCAAACGGACACCACTAAAGCAGCGACCATGGCCATGGCAGATACCGCAACTACTGCCAAAGTATTTGGCGGCAGGGCTCAATACAACACCTGGAGTGTTGGTTTAAACGTCGGGCTTACGTCCCAGACACTTGCTACGGGCGGATCTAATGATTACTCTGATAAAAAGATCTCTCTTGGTTATGGCCTTTCAGTTCGTAATCAGTTAGCTCACTCATTTGCTTTGCAATTCGATTTCCGCGGTGGCAAAGTACAGGGAAGTGACGCCAGCACAAATTTACCTGCTACTTATTCAACAAAGTTTTGGCAGGGAACCATCAGTGGTGTTGTTAACGTTGCAACCATTGATTACATCCGCCGCAAAAATGCTGTTAACTTCTTCGTTACCGCCGGTGCAGGTTTAGCATGGTACAACCCAACTGGTGTTACCAGGACAGGTGCTCCATTTGACTTTAAAGCAGCTACTGGTAGCAATGTAAAGGAATTTGTTGTTCCAATTGGCGCAGGTGTTAAATTCAGGTTATCTGACGCTCTTGCTCTGAACCTGGGTTACACTGAAAACTTTATTGACGGCGATAACTTTGACGGTTACAAAAACGGTGGCGCTGCCAGCAAAGATCATTATTCTTATGGCTATGCAGGCCTGGAATACACCTTTGGTCCGAAATCAAAACCGAATTTGGATTGGGTGAACCCTGTAGCTATGATGTATGACGAATTGTACGACGCCGCTCTTCGCCAGGAAGTTGAAGCTTTGAAAGGCCGTGTAGGCAATGTTGAAAATGCGATTAACGACCTGAAGAAAGATTCTGACGGTGACGGTGTTGCTGACCAGTTCGACAAGTGTCCGAACACTCCTGCAGGTACTGTAGTTGACGGCTCTGGTTGCCCTATCAATTTCCCTAAGATCGATACTTCACTGTTCGTAAGGAAACCAGTTATGGGTGATGCAAAAGCTTATTCAAACATCCAGTTCGAATTCGACAGCTCTGTATTGAGAACTTCGTCTTACCCTGCGTTGGATCTGACTTCTGCTGATCTGCGTGCAAATGCTGACAAGAAGATCGAATTAGATGGCTTCGCTTCATCTGAAGGTACCGCTGCTCACAACATGCGTTTGTCTAAAGACCGTGCTAACTCAGTAAAAACTTACTTGGTTAACTCTGGTGTTGATGCAAAACGTGTTAAAGTGAAAGCATTCGGCGAAACTCATCCGATAGCAGATAACTCAACTGAAGAAGGACGTGTATTAAACCGCCGCGTTGAGTTCAAACAAAAATAATATTTGAAACATTCACATATTCAGAAGGCTTGCCCGCAACGGCAAGCCTTCTTTTTTTATTAAATTTGTCCATGTACTTTTTCAGGAAGAAAGATCCTAACAGGCCAACCAGCTTTAATCTGAAGGTGATGCATATCATCAATGCTACCGCAATAATCATGTTTGTCGCGGGCATCATCTACAAACTGCTGCAATGGTTCGTTTTTAAAAAGCCATGATCTCAAACAACTACTAAAATGAAATCAGTAATCAACACGGCAAACGCGCCTGCGCCTATCGGTCCTTACAGCCAGGCCATAGCCACGGGAGGCTTACTATTTGTATCGGGGCAGATACCCATGAACCCTGTAACCGGCGAGATCATCTCCTCAGATATTAAGGCTGAAACTAAACAGGTTATGGAAAATATAGCGGCCATACTTTCTAAGGCAGACGTTAGTTTTGCTGATGTAGTAAAGACCACCATTTTCCTTACGGATATGCAAAGCTTCGCCCATGTAAATGAGGTTTATGGGACATATTTCACCGATAAGTTTCCGGCGCGCGAAACTGTGCAGGTAGCTGCGCTCCCAAAAAACGTGAATGTCGAAATATCCGTAATCGCTGTAAAATCCTGACACCGTCCGTTGAACCCACAGGTATTTCAAACTCCGATAGAATTTCTGAAGGGCGTAGGCCTATCCCGGGCCGATGTATTGAAAAAGGAGTTGGGAATAACTACTTTCGAGGATCTGTTAAGGTATTTTCCCTATAAACATATAGACCGCACGCGCTTTTACAAAATCCGCGACATACAACCGGAGTTGCCTTATGTACAGGTTTTAGCCCGGGTAACACATTTTGAGATCGCTGGCGATAAACGCACCAAACGTTTGGTTGCCCAGGCGAAAGACGAAACGGGTATAATGGAATTGGTTTGGTTCCAGGGCATAAAATGGATAGAGAAATACCTGGCCATTGGTAAGGTATATGTGTTGTTCGGTAAGCCGGGTATGTTCAATGGCAAGCCTCAAATGGCCCATCCCGAAATGGAACTTTACTCGCCTGCTGTTTTGAAACAAAAAGGCAATTTAACCCTGCAACCGGCCTATAGTTCGACAGAAAAGCTAAAACAGTTTTCGCTCGACAGCAAAGGCATACAAAAACTAACAGCAATACTGCTGGATCAATATGGTAACGAAATAAAGGAAAACCTGCCGTTGTACCTGCTCAATCAGTTCAAACTGATGGGCCGTGCCGAAGCTTATCGCAACATGCATTTTCCTGATGATGCCGCGATGCTGAACGAGGCACAACACCGGCTTAAGTTTGAGGAACTTTTTATTATTCAACTCAAGCTGCTTAAAAACAAACTACTGCGCATTCAAAAATTCAAAGGGCATGTGTTTGAAAGTGTGGGTCATTATTTCAATACATTTTATAACGAACGGTTGCCTTTTCAGCTCA
Above is a window of Mucilaginibacter ginsenosidivorans DNA encoding:
- a CDS encoding OmpA family protein; this encodes MNYSTLKKTVALSLVSLLAVGMVNAQTDTTKAATMAMADTATTAKVFGGRAQYNTWSVGLNVGLTSQTLATGGSNDYSDKKISLGYGLSVRNQLAHSFALQFDFRGGKVQGSDASTNLPATYSTKFWQGTISGVVNVATIDYIRRKNAVNFFVTAGAGLAWYNPTGVTRTGAPFDFKAATGSNVKEFVVPIGAGVKFRLSDALALNLGYTENFIDGDNFDGYKNGGAASKDHYSYGYAGLEYTFGPKSKPNLDWVNPVAMMYDELYDAALRQEVEALKGRVGNVENAINDLKKDSDGDGVADQFDKCPNTPAGTVVDGSGCPINFPKIDTSLFVRKPVMGDAKAYSNIQFEFDSSVLRTSSYPALDLTSADLRANADKKIELDGFASSEGTAAHNMRLSKDRANSVKTYLVNSGVDAKRVKVKAFGETHPIADNSTEEGRVLNRRVEFKQK
- a CDS encoding DUF6728 family protein, whose amino-acid sequence is MYFFRKKDPNRPTSFNLKVMHIINATAIIMFVAGIIYKLLQWFVFKKP
- a CDS encoding RidA family protein, translating into MKSVINTANAPAPIGPYSQAIATGGLLFVSGQIPMNPVTGEIISSDIKAETKQVMENIAAILSKADVSFADVVKTTIFLTDMQSFAHVNEVYGTYFTDKFPARETVQVAALPKNVNVEISVIAVKS